A part of Nitrosopumilus sp. genomic DNA contains:
- a CDS encoding PAC2 family protein: MEFIQKEEPDIKKPIIIAAMQDMGNVGSIVVNFINESLRTKPFRIAKTPFPTYIVDRGGHIDVPDEKWEYRFTEDLIIFGGGKGQPQSNSELNELCQDVIDVAKKYSAKFLYTVGGFHTNRIFGNKPEAYITTTSKELTKQMEGLNVATTPQKSIITGFNGLILGFAKKNNIQGIGMYGELNEPEIPQYRAAISIIETLEKLTFRKLGNTDQLEIMAQEIERKFKN; this comes from the coding sequence GTGGAATTTATTCAAAAAGAAGAACCCGATATTAAAAAACCAATCATTATTGCTGCAATGCAAGACATGGGAAATGTAGGAAGTATTGTAGTTAATTTCATCAATGAATCACTTCGAACAAAACCATTCAGAATAGCAAAAACACCGTTTCCGACATATATTGTAGACAGAGGAGGACATATTGACGTACCAGATGAAAAATGGGAATATAGGTTTACAGAAGATCTAATTATTTTTGGTGGAGGAAAAGGGCAACCTCAAAGCAATAGTGAATTAAACGAATTGTGTCAAGATGTGATTGATGTTGCAAAAAAATACTCTGCAAAATTTCTTTACACAGTTGGAGGATTTCATACAAATAGAATTTTTGGAAACAAGCCAGAAGCATATATCACAACAACATCCAAAGAATTAACAAAACAAATGGAAGGACTAAATGTTGCAACCACGCCTCAAAAATCAATCATTACAGGGTTTAACGGATTAATTCTCGGATTTGCAAAGAAAAACAATATTCAGGGAATTGGAATGTATGGAGAACTAAATGAACCTGAAATCCCACAATACAGAGCAGCAATTAGCATCATTGAAACACTGGAAAAACTAACTTTTAGAAAACTAGGTAATACAGATCAATTAGAAATCATGGCTCAGGAAATAGAAAGAAAATTCAAAAATTAA
- a CDS encoding DEAD/DEAH box helicase gives METSMENIGTLEYVLDKYSKVWSWKVTGDRAVSMISRLVSEAWYGENVNEIIIPDSTETVKQLKLIMDRYPLEILSKSVWQRKIVKTYAPKPALPPVKLKLKRAKTGEQFRGKLLNFQKEGLDFLLKSSGNALLADEMGLGKTVQTLSYAATEKQTFPILVVAPLVTLNNWEREIEKFLKKKSRNGRIIESESPSVTIIRTGKSEELPKTDIYIINYELLFKRQGDLSKLGLKTIVCDEVHNLRSKTTQKYKAVKKLAALSSISYRIGLSGTPIYNRGSEIWPIIDIIKPGLLGSFKEFCEYFCYVNEKGKAIVLENKRASLRNELQKHVMLRRKKADVLKELKDKVRYKEVIAADTDYYLEELDKIWKKVEAEQKDAESEFSKSASYHRAIQSERQIAGIAKLPHVINFVKNIMEIEESVVVFCHHKVIHKLLHESLQEFSPVSIIGGQSDATRQEQIDKFQKGESKLMIAGIRAGNVGINLTRAKYVIFAELDWSPAIHRQAEDRLHRIGQKNTVFAYYLIGNGTLDDHVANVLVDKSYEIDEIMDETAENYENKDKAELILAQIQDKVRSK, from the coding sequence ATGGAAACATCCATGGAAAATATTGGCACATTAGAATATGTCCTTGACAAATATTCCAAAGTTTGGAGTTGGAAAGTTACAGGTGATCGTGCCGTAAGTATGATATCCCGTCTAGTCTCTGAGGCATGGTATGGGGAAAATGTAAATGAAATAATCATACCTGATAGCACTGAAACTGTAAAACAACTGAAACTAATTATGGATAGATATCCTCTTGAAATTCTTTCAAAATCTGTTTGGCAAAGAAAAATTGTAAAGACATATGCTCCCAAGCCTGCTTTACCTCCTGTAAAATTAAAGCTGAAAAGAGCAAAAACAGGTGAACAGTTTCGTGGTAAGCTCCTAAATTTCCAAAAAGAGGGATTGGATTTTTTGTTAAAATCTTCTGGAAATGCTTTACTTGCAGATGAAATGGGTTTGGGGAAAACTGTTCAAACTTTGTCATATGCTGCAACTGAAAAACAAACTTTTCCAATTCTTGTAGTTGCTCCTTTGGTGACTTTGAATAATTGGGAAAGAGAAATTGAAAAATTCCTAAAAAAGAAAAGTAGGAATGGAAGAATAATTGAATCCGAATCTCCAAGTGTCACCATTATTCGTACCGGTAAATCTGAAGAATTACCAAAAACTGATATTTACATAATTAATTATGAATTACTTTTCAAAAGGCAAGGTGATTTATCAAAATTGGGTCTAAAAACTATTGTATGTGATGAGGTTCATAATTTGAGATCAAAGACAACTCAAAAATACAAAGCAGTAAAAAAATTGGCTGCACTTTCATCTATATCGTACAGAATTGGACTTTCTGGAACTCCAATCTACAACCGCGGTTCTGAGATTTGGCCTATTATTGATATCATTAAACCTGGTCTGCTTGGAAGCTTTAAAGAATTCTGTGAGTATTTTTGTTATGTTAATGAGAAAGGTAAGGCAATTGTTTTAGAAAACAAACGTGCATCTCTTAGAAATGAATTACAAAAACATGTGATGCTTCGAAGGAAGAAAGCTGATGTACTAAAAGAACTAAAAGACAAAGTCCGATACAAGGAAGTCATTGCAGCTGATACTGATTACTATCTTGAAGAATTAGACAAGATTTGGAAAAAAGTTGAGGCAGAACAAAAAGACGCTGAATCTGAATTTTCCAAATCTGCTTCATATCATAGGGCGATTCAGAGTGAACGTCAAATTGCAGGAATAGCCAAACTTCCACACGTTATCAATTTTGTTAAAAACATAATGGAAATTGAAGAAAGTGTTGTCGTCTTTTGTCACCACAAGGTAATCCATAAACTGCTTCATGAAAGCCTTCAAGAATTTTCTCCTGTTTCAATTATTGGAGGACAGTCTGATGCAACTCGCCAAGAGCAGATAGACAAATTCCAAAAAGGTGAATCAAAATTAATGATTGCAGGTATTCGTGCTGGAAACGTTGGTATCAATTTAACTCGAGCAAAATATGTAATTTTTGCAGAATTAGATTGGAGTCCTGCAATTCACCGACAAGCTGAAGATAGATTACATAGAATAGGCCAAAAAAATACTGTGTTTGCATATTATCTAATAGGGAATGGTACGCTAGATGATCACGTGGCAAATGTCTTAGTTGATAAAAGTTATGAGATAGATGAAATCATGGATGAAACTGCGGAAAATTATGAAAATAAAGACAAGGCAGAATTAATCTTGGCTCAAATACAAGACAAAGTTCGCTCAAAATAA